Within Actinoplanes sp. L3-i22, the genomic segment GCGACCGGGAACGTCTCGGCTTCTCCGATGTCCGCCGCCCAGGGCGCCGCCCGGATCGCCGCGGCGTCCAGTGCCGGCAAAGTGATCGAAGAGCAGGGCACCACCAAGACCGCCGTGACCGAAACTGACCAGAAGCCGGTGCCGTCCCAGGCATCCGCGACCGTCTCCAAGGAACTGGTCATCCAGCACAAGCCGGCCGCCCCGGAGGAATCCCCCAAGCCGCACCCGAAGCCCGGCCCCCAGCCCCGCCAGCCGAACAGCGAGGCCCCCGCTCAGCCTCTCGAAAAGGGCCCGGACCCGGAAGCACCTACTCAGCCGATCGAGAAGAGCCCGGACCCCGAAGCGCCCACTCAGCCGATCGAGAAGAGCCCGGACCGCGAGGCACCGACTCAGCCGATCAAGAGCGGCCCGGAATCCGAGGCGGCTACGGAGAAGGAGAAGCGCGAGGAACCCAAGTCGCCGATCATCCCGTTCCCGACCCGGCAGCCCACCACCCCGTCCAAGCCGGTCCCGTCGGCTCGCACCGCCGAGATCACCCGGCCCTTCTCCGGCCCGACCGAGCCCCCGCGCCCGCCGGCCCAGGACGCCGAGCCCACTCGCCCGACGTCTGAGCCCGTCCACCCGACGGTCCAGGGCGTTGAGGCCACTCGTCCGTCGATTCACGAGGCCGAGGCTGCCGAACCTCCGATTCAGGAGGCCGAAGTCTCGCCCGCTTCGATCCGCGAGGCCGGGGCCACCGAGCCCCGAGCCGGCCACCGCGAACTGGAACCGGAAAAGCCCGAGATGTCCCAGTCGGCGGGCTCGGCCGGCATGATCGGCCCGCCGCGCTCCCTGATGCCGAAGCAGCACGAGTCAAAGCGGTCCGACTCGAAGCGCCCCGAACTGAAGCGGTCCGACCCGAAGCAGCCGGACCTCCCGCCCACTTCCGCCATCCAGGCCGAGCCCGCCAAGCCGGGCCAGCCTGCCGAGCTCAACCAGCCCGGCACGCCCGGCGAGCTCGGCCGGCCCGCCGACCAAGCGCCCGAACCCGACGCCGAGAAGCGCCCGTCGATGCACGCGACCGAAGCCGGCCCGGCAACCGAGCCCGCCCCGACCGAAGCCCCGGAGAACACCCCGGAGTCCCAGGCGAAGTCCGCGACCAAGCCGGCCACCAAGCGCACCGACTCGAAACGAACCACCGAGCCGAACCGCCCACTCTCCCGCGCCCAGGACCGCCTAAGCGGCACCACGGCCACCCGCCAGCCCGGTTCGGCAACCGCCCGCAAGGCCCCCGCCGCCTGGATAAAGGCCGCCGAGTCGGTAGCCGCCCGCGCCGCCACCCAGCCGGAGACCACCCAGCCGCCCACACCCGCGGTGGACGAAGCGACCCGCCAGTCCACCCCCGCGGCGGACCCGGTGATCCAGCGACCCACCGCCACGACGGACGCGACGGTCGCACCGGACGTGGCCGGTGAAGCCGGTGGCACCGAGGCCACCCCGGTGCGGAAGCCCCGCCCCCGGACCGCCCGCTCAGCAGCGGACAAGTCCACGGCGAAACCTTCCACCCCGAAGGACGACCCGAAAGCGGCCGCCTCCGCCGACCCGGCCGCCGAGGAAGAGACGACCGCGTCGGGAACGACCAAGCCGTCCCCGCGAACGCCCAGCTACCGCGAGGAGGCCGCCGAACTCCTGGCCGCCGCCACCGACCGCAAACGCCGCCGCGCCCCGTCCACCCGCACCACGTCCCGCACCCGCCCGAAGGAAACCCCGGACGAGACCTGACCGATCCGAACACGCGCACGAGAACCACGAGGGCCGCCCCGATCGGGGCGGCCCTCGCCGCTTCCCCGGTAGCCCCAGAGCCACGCGGGAGCCGAATTGCGGACAGGAAGTGGCCGGAACGGGCTCTAGCGTTCAGAGCATGCAGAGCCTCTCCACCCGGGTACTGAACCGGACCTACCTGCGCCGGCAGTTCCTGGCCGGGCGGACCGACCGCACCCCACTGGACGTCGTCACCCACCTGATCGCGCTGCAGGGCCAGGAGTGCGACGCCCCCTACCTGGGCCTCCACGCACGCCTCGCCGACTTCCGGCCCGAGCAGCTCGCGGAGCTCCTGGAGAGCCGCCACGTCGTCCGCAGCGCACTGCTGCGGGGCACCCAGCATCTCTGCTCCGGCGCCGACTACCCGTGGCTCCGGCCCACGCTTCAACCCGTACTGGAAAGGCTTGCCGGACGGGTCGCCAAGCTGGACCGGACCGCTCTCCGCGCCGCCGTCGGCGGCATTCTCGCGGCGGAGCCGCTGCTCAGAGCGGAACTCGGCCGTCGCCTGGCGCAGGAGTTCCCGGCGCACCCGCCGACCGAGCTGTCGATGGCCGCCCACCTGATGACGCCGCTGCTGCACCCGCCGCCGTCCGGCCTCTGGGGTCATCGCGGCCGGATCCGGTGTGTCGACGCGGTGGCCTGGCTCGGCCGCCCGATGGCCGCCGCGGACCCCGCGACGCTGGTCCTGCGCTATCTGGCGGCCTACGGGCCGGCGAGCGTCAAGGACCTCCAGGTCTTCACCGGCCTGACCCGCCTGGCCCCGATCGTCAAAGCGCTCCCGCTGAGCATTTTCCAGGACGACAACGGCATTGCGCTGTACGACGTCCCGGACGCCCCGCTGGCCGACCCCGACAGCCCCGCGCCGGTGGTCTTCCTGCCGGAGTTCGACAACGCCGTCCTGGGCCACGCCGACCGCGGCCGGATCATCCACCCGGGCGATCGG encodes:
- a CDS encoding winged helix DNA-binding domain-containing protein, translating into MQSLSTRVLNRTYLRRQFLAGRTDRTPLDVVTHLIALQGQECDAPYLGLHARLADFRPEQLAELLESRHVVRSALLRGTQHLCSGADYPWLRPTLQPVLERLAGRVAKLDRTALRAAVGGILAAEPLLRAELGRRLAQEFPAHPPTELSMAAHLMTPLLHPPPSGLWGHRGRIRCVDAVAWLGRPMAAADPATLVLRYLAAYGPASVKDLQVFTGLTRLAPIVKALPLSIFQDDNGIALYDVPDAPLADPDSPAPVVFLPEFDNAVLGHADRGRIIHPGDRAMVTPGWSIVRPTVLVDGFVAATWERTADELRISPFRPWSPAVRDEVVAEGERVLRFVSPDGAAKLVFGDRPTRPVFAARAAEAMSSPDRAAGRE